CCAAGCGCAGCGCATTGCCTTCGAGCAGCAGCTTTCAATGGCTGTCGAGACTCGCAAGCCGCTGTTTCTTCACTGCCGAGACGCCTTCACCGATTTCCACGACATGCTTACCCCTGTGGTGGCCGCCGGAGCGCGCGGTGTCGTGCACTGTTTCACGGGCAACCGCGCGGAAGCAGAAGCCTTTCTCGCGATGGGGCTCGACATCGGCATCACGGGCTGGGTCACAGATCTCCAACGCGGCCAGGCACTTCGCGAAGCCCTGCCAGCCATTCCGCTGGATCGACTGCACCTTGAGACGGATGCCCCTTATCTGTTCCCCAAGAATGCCGAAACGCGTCGTGGACACAACGAGCCGGCGAATCTTCCCTGGGTCGCGGCAAGCGTGGCAGAGCTCCTAGGCTGCGACATCGACGAGATCATTCAGGCCTGCAGTTCCAATAGTCGACGGATGTTTGGCCTTCCAGGCAATTGAAGCGCTTCGACCCCTCTGGTCAATACACATGCTCGGCGCGTCACGGGCACCCTTTCAGGATGAGCAGGTCCGGGTTATCAGCAAATCCACTGCCAGGCCGGTCCAACGACGAACCAGAACTGTGCATCCCCGGCGATGCCGGGCCGCGCTGTACGTGCTGCGCATCGAGCCACCTGAGGCGTCTCGCCCCTTCGGCTCCCATCGCTGATGCCTTCGCGGCGGTGCCGCTGCGCGCTGCGCTTGTCAATGCGGGCGTGGTGGGGTGTGGGTGGGGCTGGCTTGCTGTTCCCTTCATCCTTGCACACCGTTCTCGCTGTCAAGGTCTGCGCATGCTGCGCACGCTGGCGCCCTGCCGGCCGTCTTCGAACCTGTGACAACGGCGCTGCGGCGTGCCGGTTCCGGACTCGGGCAATCCCGCCCGATAACTGGAGTTAGCCGTGTCGCACGATCTTGTCTCTTCCCTCAATTCCTTCGTTGCCGTTTCCTCTGCTGCTTCTTCACTGCTCGTTCGTGATGTCGCTGGCAGCTACCGGCCAGCCGAACCGGCAAAGGTGCTGCAGGCTGCGCTACGGGTGCTGGCGGGCCAGTTGCGTGGTACCGAATTGTTGTCGTCTCCGCAAGCGGTACGCGATTTCCTGCGCATCCAACTGGGCAGGCTGGAGCATGAGGTGTTCGCGGTGATCCACCTGGATGCCCAACACCGGGTCATCGAGTACGTGGAGATGTTTCGCGGCACGGTGAGCCAGACGTCGGTATACCCGCGCGAGGTGGTCAAGGAGGCGCTGGCACGCAACTCTGCGGCCATCGTCCTGGTGCACAACCACCCTTCGGGCTTCGCCGAACCCTCACGGGCCGATGAGCTGCTGACCCAAACGCTCAAGAGCGCGCTGTCGCTGGTGGACGTACGGGTCATCGATCACCTGATCGTGGCCGGGGCAACCATCCTGTCCTTTGCCGAACGCGGGCTGATCTGAGTCCGTGCAACCGAGGGCCACTCAGGCCCTCGGTTATCAGTTCGCGGCCATCAGCGTGCCATCGCGTGGCACGAGTCCCTGGATAGGAAGGTTGGTGGGGCTGGCTTGCTGTTGCACCCAGCGTGCCACGTCGTTCTCGCCGTCAAGGTCGGCGCGCATCGGTGATGCGCTGGCGGCCTGGCAGGCCGTCTGCGAACCTTGACCGCTGCGCTGCGCCGTGACCCGGAGGCTGCGGGCAATCCCGCCCGGCATTCCCTCTGGAGTTCACCATGAACGCACTCATCACCGACGAGCAGCGCGTGCTGCTGCTGGCCAACGGCCGCGAATCCCTGCAGAACCTCGACTTCGACCCCAAGCCCGTGGTCAAGCTGTTCACGCCCGACGCCGGCGCGACCTGGCTGCTGACCGAGATTGACCCGAACGACCACGTCCATGCTTTCGGTCTGTGCGACCTGGGTCTGGGGGCGCCAGAGCTGGGCTGGGTCAGTCTTCAGGAACTGATGACGGTACGGGGTCGGCTCGGACTGCCGGTTGAGCGCGACCTGCACTTCCGTGCCGAGAAACGGCTGAGCGCCTACGCCCGAGACGCACGGCTGGCCGGACGCATCATCGTCTGACCATCCGCCAGGGCGTCGCCGACGCCCTGGTTTTCAGGGTTTGAGCAGATCCGGCAGGCAGTCGGCAAACGCCGGCTGGATCTTGCTCATCGGTTTGGCGATGGTCTCATCGCCGGTGAGAATGGCCATCGTCATGCCGGTCATGGTGGTAAGGCCGTTCGAGTTGCGCAGCACCTGCAGCGCCAAATGCACCGGAAACCCCTCGGCGCTGCGCCGCAACGGGTGGATGCCGCCATGCACGAAGGAATTCATGGCGTTCCAGGAGACGTCCTTGAAGTGCGCCAGCATCTGGTGGGCCGCTGCGGGAACGCCTTGCCCTACCCGCTTGCCCATCTGATCGATCATGTCTTTTGCACTCGGCAAATTCTTGGCGGCCTGCTCGGCTTCGATTGTCAGCGGTACCGACAACTTCTCGATGGCCGCGTCGCTGGCGGCATAGATCAGCCACATCGCTCGCGTCAGCGCCTCGAATTGCAGCCGCATCAGGCTGACGGCCGAGGTCGGCATGCCCAGCGTCATCAAGGCACGCAAAGCCATTGCGTGTTCCATGGCGACCACACACATGCCCAAAGAGGCTTCCCCACGCGGAGATCCATCGAACGCCGCATCGTCAAGCAACTCGTTCAGCCGCACATGCAAGGCATCGGAGCGTTGAAGCAATTGCTCCAGCAGGTCATCGGGATGAGCATGTTCTCTCTCGGGCATGTCGCCATCGTAAAGCCCGCTACGCATTCGGGCGTCCCCGGCCAATGAACATGGCCGGTCGCGCTGTTGTGCTGCGCATCGAGCCCCTGCAGGGTCTCGCCCCCTTCGGGCTTCCATCGTCCCCTCGCTCCGCTCGGCTGACGCCTCCGGCCCGGCTTCCAGTTTCGGGCCTGCGCGCTTCGCTTGCCGTGCGGTCGGCAGTGGAAGGGGCCGTTGCCTGTCCAGCCATCTTTCCTGACTCCATCACCTTGCTCGCGACTGTAGCCCGCAGCCGTGCGCCGTCAAGGCGCGCAGGGCCGTGTCCTCGGCTGCGCCTGCGGGCCGCACCCACCCTGCGCTTGTCTCCTTGACGGCCCCCGTCCACGGGCTCCCTTTCGTCGCGGGCGATGAACTCAGGAAAGACGGTGGCAACGAGGCCAACCGGGTTCTTCGTGCCGACCGCACCGAACAGCCAAAAGGCTGGGCTTCGAATCTAGGAATCCGGTGTGCGGTTTCTTCAACAGCCAACTTTGTCAGGAGAAAGACCATGCAACTCGCATCCCGTTTCGCAAACCATTCCCCCGCATTGCGTGCCGACCATCCCCTGTCGGATGACCAGATTCACCGCGTAGCGCCTTCCATCTTCGCGGAGGCCCCGCATGAGAGCCGTTCACACCGGTACGCCTATATCCCCACGGCCACGGTCTTGACCGAGCTTCGAAAGGAGGGGTTTCAGCCCTTCATGGTGTGTCAAACCCGCGTGCGCGATGAAGGCAAGCGCGAGCACACCAAGCACATGCTGCGCCTGCGCCACGTCAGCCAGATCAACGGCGCGGAAGCTAACGAAATCGTGCTGCTGAACTCGCACGACGGCACGAGCAGCTATCAGATGTTGGCGGGATTGCTGCGCTTTGTTTGCAGCAATGGCCTTGTCTTTGGCGACACCTTTGCCGATGTGCGCATACCCCACAAAGGCGACGTGGCGGGCCAAGTCATTGAAGGCGCCTACGAGGTGCTGCACGGCTTCGAGCGGGTGAAGGAATCCCGCGACCTGATGCGCGGCATCACCTTGGACGATGGTGAATCGGACGTGTTCGCCCGCGCTGCGCTGGCCCTCAAGTACGACGACCCGGACAAGCCCGCCCCCATCACGGAATCGCAAATCCTGATGCCGCGCCGGTTTGAAGACCGCCACACGGATTTGTGGTCGGTCTTTAACCGCACCCAAGAAAACCTCACAAAAGGTGGCCTGTCCGGGCGCAGCGCCAACGGACGCCGCCAGCAGACCCGCCCCGTGCAGGGCATTGATTCAGACATTCGCCTCAATCGTGCCCTGTGGCTGCTGGCCGATGGCATGCGCCAGTTGAAAGCCTAACCGTTCCCCGCCGGAGGGGCGGCTCCCCTCCATTTCCTTGTTTCACTCGATTGGAGATTCACCATGAACGCCGTTAATCAAACCGAAGCCCGCGCCGTCAACACCGCAGCCAGCAACGCCGCGAACGTACTGCAAGCCGCCGACCCGAGCAAGCACATGATTCTGGTTCCGTTGTCCCGGCTGGTGCTGCGCCCCATGGGCCGCAACGTGCGCAAGACCCCGCGCATGTCCATCCCCGAGCTGGCCGCTTCCATCCAGCGCGTGGGCCTGCTGCAAAACCTGATCGTGATTCCCGCCGCCGATGGCGAGCATTACGAGGTGGTGGCCGGTGGCCGTCGCCTTGCAGCCCTCAAGCTGCTGGCGAAGAAGCATCGCATCGCCAAGGATTGGGACGTGCCTTGCCTGCAAGTGGCCGATGGCACGGCGCGCACCGCCAGCCTCACCGAGAACGTGCAGCGTGAAGCCATGCACCCCGCAGACCAGTTTGAAGCCTTCGCGGCATTGGTGGCCGAAGGCCGGCCCATCGAGGACATTGCGGCGGATTTCAGTGTCACGCCGCTGGTGGTGCAGCGTCGCTTGAAGCTGGCGAACGTCTCGCCGCGCTTGATGGCCGACTATCGCGCCGATGCCGTCACGCTCGACCAGTTGATGGCCCTTGCCATTACCGACGGCCACGCCGCGCAAGAAGCCGCGTACTACGATGCGCCGCAGTGGCAGCGCAGCCCGTCCGCCTTGCGCGAACGCCTCACCGAGCGCGAGATTGACGCCTACCGGCATCCGCTGGTGCGCTTTATCGGGCTGGGCACCTACGAGGCCGCAGGCGGCGGGATTCGCCGCGATCTATTCGCGGAAGGCGATGCGGGCGTGTATCTCAACGATGCGGCCTTGCTGGAACGGTTGGCGCAAGACAAGCTGGCGGGCATCGCCGCGGAGGTGAAGGCCGAAGGCTGGGCATGGGTGGATGCTGCACACGCCGCCACCTATGCCGACCTGCAAGCGTTTCAACGCGCCCCGAGAGAGCGGCGCACGCCGGACAAGCGCGAAGCCCTGCGC
This genomic stretch from Diaphorobacter sp. HDW4B harbors:
- a CDS encoding TatD family hydrolase, with product MNKGTQSERAQLVDIGVNFHSAQLTSLADRLLVRARAVNVTQILATGTSVASSHLALELARANPGTVFATAGVPPHDAKSYDTGTFRELTELLKCPEVVAVGECGLDYNRNFSPPQAQRIAFEQQLSMAVETRKPLFLHCRDAFTDFHDMLTPVVAAGARGVVHCFTGNRAEAEAFLAMGLDIGITGWVTDLQRGQALREALPAIPLDRLHLETDAPYLFPKNAETRRGHNEPANLPWVAASVAELLGCDIDEIIQACSSNSRRMFGLPGN
- a CDS encoding DUF2958 domain-containing protein — encoded protein: MNALITDEQRVLLLANGRESLQNLDFDPKPVVKLFTPDAGATWLLTEIDPNDHVHAFGLCDLGLGAPELGWVSLQELMTVRGRLGLPVERDLHFRAEKRLSAYARDARLAGRIIV
- the radC gene encoding DNA repair protein RadC; the encoded protein is MSHDLVSSLNSFVAVSSAASSLLVRDVAGSYRPAEPAKVLQAALRVLAGQLRGTELLSSPQAVRDFLRIQLGRLEHEVFAVIHLDAQHRVIEYVEMFRGTVSQTSVYPREVVKEALARNSAAIVLVHNHPSGFAEPSRADELLTQTLKSALSLVDVRVIDHLIVAGATILSFAERGLI
- a CDS encoding DUF932 domain-containing protein, with protein sequence MQLASRFANHSPALRADHPLSDDQIHRVAPSIFAEAPHESRSHRYAYIPTATVLTELRKEGFQPFMVCQTRVRDEGKREHTKHMLRLRHVSQINGAEANEIVLLNSHDGTSSYQMLAGLLRFVCSNGLVFGDTFADVRIPHKGDVAGQVIEGAYEVLHGFERVKESRDLMRGITLDDGESDVFARAALALKYDDPDKPAPITESQILMPRRFEDRHTDLWSVFNRTQENLTKGGLSGRSANGRRQQTRPVQGIDSDIRLNRALWLLADGMRQLKA